A DNA window from Ignavibacteriales bacterium contains the following coding sequences:
- a CDS encoding Ppx/GppA phosphatase family protein gives MDGCRAAAFITMRLASIDIGTNTVLMLVADVQSNGSLHVVRDEHFIGRLGKGVDEHGIIQKETFQRILDILSQLKDIADSLGVKHLLACGTSALRDAENRQEFIDFMKESLALEIRILSGNEEAELTYLGAVSEYLSKADSTRYAVLDIGGGSTEIVVGSEALVTSSSSIDIGSVRLTERFLKISPPSSTALENAVQFVRDHLQNIFPLTPTTHILGVAGTLTTLAALDLRIPQFDRNLVNRHVITLETIDKIFQELRPLSLDQLRNYPQIHPSRADILLAGIIILREIMKKVHLSEITVSDRGLRYGIVIKTAQTLFSDSQ, from the coding sequence ATGGACGGCTGTCGCGCTGCAGCGTTTATAACAATGCGTCTCGCTTCCATCGATATAGGAACGAATACTGTTTTGATGCTTGTTGCTGATGTTCAGAGCAATGGTTCACTTCATGTCGTGAGAGACGAACATTTCATCGGCCGGCTCGGCAAAGGTGTCGATGAACATGGCATCATTCAAAAGGAAACTTTCCAGCGCATTCTCGATATTCTTTCCCAGCTTAAAGACATTGCCGACTCGCTGGGAGTGAAGCATCTCTTAGCATGTGGAACAAGTGCACTTCGTGATGCTGAAAACCGTCAAGAGTTTATTGATTTTATGAAAGAAAGCCTCGCACTCGAAATACGAATACTTTCCGGAAATGAAGAAGCAGAACTAACATATCTTGGCGCCGTTTCTGAATATTTGTCAAAAGCGGATTCTACTCGGTATGCCGTACTCGATATCGGAGGAGGCAGTACAGAGATTGTCGTTGGTTCGGAAGCGCTTGTCACATCATCGAGCAGTATAGACATTGGAAGTGTGCGACTTACTGAACGATTTTTAAAAATAAGCCCACCCAGCAGTACCGCCCTTGAAAACGCAGTTCAGTTTGTTCGAGATCATCTCCAAAATATTTTTCCTCTTACACCAACGACGCATATACTCGGCGTTGCCGGCACATTGACAACATTGGCTGCGCTTGACCTTCGGATTCCACAGTTTGATAGAAATCTTGTTAACCGGCATGTAATCACACTTGAAACAATCGATAAAATATTTCAAGAGCTTAGACCGCTGTCACTGGATCAATTGCGAAATTATCCGCAAATACATCCATCGCGCGCTGATATTCTTCTGGCAGGAATTATTATCCTCAGGGAAATAATGAAGAAGGTACATTTATCGGAAATAACGGTAAGTGATCGCGGATTGCGTTATGGCATCGTGATAAAAACCGCACAAACGCTTTTCAGCGATTCTCAATAA
- a CDS encoding C25 family cysteine peptidase, with protein MFVGYAQQHHFLWGSVHLQSKGNGINLQIILRPTETDTVAVATRTFYYAVAPKTNIRLQLQRHITHALLGRNIQYLSSLEQIRQHIPKTGSSFVNLTGYRWFRGKRFAVLSVASLIQNGSAIQTVDTIDIAISGVTASATSASSKDKYFQSVLQELDANSETATSETEALSWVDSTKIWIPLNGKTIKMTIPCDGVYRLTYAQLMSLVPELTSVDPSTFQLFNKGLELPMTVKSETNGIFSSGDYLEFVGLKNYNPDTLYRTVTAGQEEYPEYMNRYTDTSYYWLVWGNSTGVRYTTNDTNISSTDSLQWYTETVHIEKNTVYAYCGSDELEQQNPYWTSADIWGWGYIYAGGRLDPTFTATQLQSNAFSPRIYMKIAGSASGSSAANAHLLQIGINSTLLPDTTALGPFEQKVLRRTVDISKLNEGNNTLHFFSYPTTSLTNSVLFDWAEVEYPRSLKVTNDSLWFGFRDVGSTAVRKVILTGLTSNNLVVYKIGIHAKRIVGTISGTGSYTLSFVDSVCNGDRYVLVTTDHSVTPVLAYKNSFAGLRNPLRRADYLLITDSIFYNTAVSYASFIQSTYGLLTAIINIKDIYDEFGYGYPVPEAEREFLKATTNWNAPMPSYVLLVGEANYDFKNYIGVPAETYVRNIVPVYGMPVTDQWIAKLDDSLDVPQMYVGRLTAATVEEFQRYFTRLETYVHQSFDVWNKRYLFFAGGSSSSENSTFHTVNQSIMDNIVKPRPIGGIAIDFYKTVNPVSSFGPYTVTQISNAIDSSAVMITYIGHSGTETWDNDINSVTDLANNVGRYPLISDFGCSTAKFAEPNIRSFSEQFVVGTNGSAIGYIGNSSLGFVSIATSLPEHFFEKVMSDSTHTIGKDHLLGKLLTLSQNGWTNTSMGRQLMLTNTLIGDPAVRLPIPALPNLVISSSLISSLPGIPSDDNDAVSLAIPYHNLGSVPTDTFKVKVTHTYLTTNSDTILSLPIPLYADTIHLSYIVRNLPGKHTFAIQLNPAHTVSESNYSDNFCEYSIVVQTAVYRIAYPVPELNCPSKKFVLLNPVKKTSDANTVTIMIDTSESFLTASSYTAPLGQVVTSFVPIDTVVKRYYWKTSGNSTTASGSFIPSSDSLTRWTQSTSSEWTANSYQYTEHTSKGVSLIDSTYAIEIVSSGWNTSRYGAVKVNDNNLIGTTFSRGITVVQLDTMDFHVIQQKSFDTHADTMNAASLAAYLNAMIDRSLVAMVVIDEAQSFLTESACTAIKKFGSRYIDHIRAGEGYRAAWALFGRKGSAIGESLESWHPAADSLRAILDTTITNISFNGYVLSPSFGPASQWTTVNITKNTPSGSTLGMYVLGTTLTGTLDTLVKNDTSSTIDLTSFSAKKYRSLRLLGKFMVNTSGETPILKDWEVVLKSPPELAINYQCVSITADTLLEGKSLGISSKIFNAGEQPVDSVKVVFTLMNSGIRQKDTVLVPVVPADSFATINYSLMTAGRAGSNTEIISIDPDQTIPEIYTVNNYYSFSFYVQSDTTKPTFDITFDGRRIYDGDYILPHPTIRIAIYDNSPLPIQNPSFVNLTLDDRRITLGEYPDSLFETKSGPEKAVVTFKPALSGKKDAYKLMLQVKDSTGNEVDLGNPIYFVVDSVWEIRNVFNYPNPFASETYFTFLLTNYADEVEIKIYTISGRLIQDILVPPQSENAYYQVYWNGRDRDGDEIANGVYFYKIIAKSNGLTRELIQKLAKIR; from the coding sequence ATGTTCGTTGGATATGCTCAACAACATCACTTTTTGTGGGGCAGTGTTCATTTGCAGTCCAAGGGCAATGGAATAAACCTGCAAATTATTTTGCGTCCTACGGAAACAGATACTGTGGCTGTTGCGACGCGCACCTTTTATTATGCAGTAGCTCCGAAAACGAATATTCGTCTGCAATTACAGCGTCATATCACACATGCTCTTTTAGGGAGAAACATTCAATATTTATCCTCGTTGGAACAAATACGCCAGCATATTCCAAAGACAGGAAGTTCTTTCGTTAACCTTACCGGGTATCGTTGGTTTCGCGGAAAACGGTTTGCTGTACTGTCTGTGGCTTCGTTGATACAAAACGGTTCAGCGATACAAACGGTGGATACGATTGACATTGCCATCAGTGGTGTTACTGCTTCGGCAACTTCCGCCAGTTCAAAGGATAAATACTTCCAGTCTGTCCTACAGGAGTTGGACGCTAACTCTGAAACTGCAACGTCCGAAACAGAAGCATTGTCATGGGTGGATTCAACTAAAATATGGATACCGCTCAACGGAAAAACGATAAAGATGACGATTCCCTGTGATGGTGTCTATCGGTTGACGTATGCTCAGTTAATGAGCCTCGTGCCCGAATTGACAAGCGTCGATCCGTCAACATTTCAACTGTTCAACAAAGGACTCGAACTGCCCATGACAGTCAAGAGCGAGACGAATGGAATATTTTCCTCCGGTGATTATCTCGAATTTGTTGGACTGAAAAATTACAATCCCGATACTCTCTATCGTACTGTGACCGCTGGGCAAGAAGAATATCCAGAATATATGAATCGCTATACGGACACATCGTATTATTGGTTGGTGTGGGGGAATTCCACGGGAGTCAGATACACAACAAATGATACAAATATTTCTTCGACCGATTCTCTTCAGTGGTACACTGAAACTGTTCACATTGAAAAAAACACTGTGTATGCTTATTGTGGCAGCGATGAACTCGAGCAACAAAATCCTTATTGGACATCAGCAGATATTTGGGGATGGGGATACATTTATGCTGGTGGAAGGTTGGATCCCACTTTTACTGCGACTCAGCTGCAATCGAATGCGTTTTCTCCCCGTATTTATATGAAAATTGCCGGGTCGGCCTCTGGCAGTTCAGCGGCAAATGCACATCTTTTACAAATTGGGATTAACTCAACTCTCTTGCCGGATACGACGGCACTTGGACCATTCGAACAAAAAGTACTGAGACGGACCGTCGATATTTCAAAACTGAACGAAGGAAATAACACACTGCATTTTTTTTCGTACCCTACTACTTCCTTAACTAACTCAGTCCTGTTTGATTGGGCTGAAGTTGAATATCCTCGTTCATTAAAAGTTACAAACGATAGTCTCTGGTTCGGATTTAGAGATGTGGGCAGTACGGCAGTTCGAAAAGTTATTCTTACCGGATTAACTTCAAATAATCTCGTTGTCTATAAAATAGGGATACATGCAAAACGAATAGTCGGTACAATCAGCGGAACAGGCAGCTACACACTGTCCTTTGTCGATAGCGTTTGTAATGGTGACCGCTATGTTCTTGTAACAACAGATCATAGTGTTACACCCGTTCTTGCATATAAAAACAGTTTCGCCGGTTTGCGTAATCCATTACGTCGCGCAGATTATCTTTTAATAACCGATTCCATATTTTACAACACCGCCGTCAGTTATGCATCCTTTATTCAGTCGACGTATGGACTCCTCACCGCGATTATTAATATCAAAGATATTTATGATGAATTCGGATATGGTTATCCAGTGCCGGAAGCAGAGAGAGAATTTCTTAAAGCAACGACCAATTGGAATGCTCCGATGCCTTCCTATGTGCTCTTGGTAGGAGAAGCGAATTATGATTTTAAAAATTATATCGGTGTCCCTGCCGAAACTTACGTTCGAAATATCGTGCCGGTTTACGGTATGCCGGTGACAGATCAATGGATTGCCAAGTTGGATGATTCTTTAGATGTTCCTCAAATGTATGTCGGTCGATTGACAGCTGCTACGGTGGAAGAATTTCAACGGTACTTTACACGACTCGAAACGTATGTACATCAATCCTTCGATGTGTGGAATAAACGTTATCTGTTTTTTGCCGGTGGTTCAAGCAGCAGCGAAAATTCAACCTTTCATACCGTTAATCAATCCATCATGGACAATATCGTCAAACCGAGACCGATTGGCGGGATTGCAATCGATTTTTATAAAACCGTTAATCCGGTGTCGAGTTTTGGACCGTACACCGTTACACAAATTTCAAATGCAATTGATAGCAGTGCGGTGATGATTACTTACATCGGACATAGCGGAACGGAAACATGGGATAATGATATCAATAGTGTGACGGATCTGGCAAATAATGTCGGGCGTTATCCGCTTATTTCTGATTTTGGATGTTCTACAGCAAAATTTGCTGAACCTAATATTCGTTCTTTTAGTGAACAATTTGTGGTTGGTACAAATGGCTCTGCGATTGGATATATCGGAAATTCATCCTTAGGATTTGTTTCGATTGCTACCTCACTGCCGGAACATTTCTTTGAAAAAGTCATGTCAGATTCTACGCATACTATTGGAAAAGATCATCTCTTAGGAAAACTTCTTACGCTGAGCCAAAATGGATGGACGAATACTTCGATGGGAAGGCAGTTAATGTTGACTAATACATTGATTGGTGATCCTGCGGTTCGCTTGCCGATTCCGGCGTTACCGAATCTGGTTATTTCCAGCAGTCTGATTTCTTCTTTACCTGGCATTCCATCAGATGATAATGATGCAGTTTCCCTGGCGATTCCGTATCATAATTTAGGATCTGTGCCTACTGATACATTCAAAGTAAAAGTTACACATACATATCTCACGACGAACTCCGATACAATACTTTCCTTGCCAATTCCCTTGTATGCCGACACAATTCATCTTTCGTACATCGTAAGGAACTTGCCAGGAAAACATACCTTTGCCATACAATTAAACCCGGCTCATACAGTTTCGGAGTCAAATTATTCCGATAATTTCTGTGAATATTCTATTGTAGTACAAACGGCGGTATATAGAATTGCATATCCTGTTCCAGAGTTGAATTGCCCGTCGAAAAAATTTGTTCTTCTTAATCCGGTCAAAAAAACAAGCGATGCAAATACCGTGACAATTATGATTGATACGAGTGAGTCGTTCTTAACTGCGTCTTCCTATACAGCTCCTCTAGGACAGGTAGTAACATCCTTTGTGCCTATCGATACAGTAGTAAAACGATATTACTGGAAAACTTCCGGGAATTCAACTACCGCTTCCGGTTCCTTTATTCCTTCATCTGACTCTTTAACTCGCTGGACACAATCTACGTCATCAGAATGGACGGCGAATTCCTACCAATATACCGAACATACATCAAAGGGTGTATCCTTAATAGATTCAACGTATGCAATTGAAATTGTTTCATCTGGATGGAATACTTCTAGATACGGTGCTGTGAAAGTGAATGACAATAATTTAATCGGTACGACATTCAGTCGAGGAATAACAGTTGTACAACTTGATACTATGGATTTTCATGTTATTCAACAAAAGTCGTTCGATACCCATGCAGACACGATGAATGCTGCATCGTTAGCAGCTTACCTGAATGCGATGATAGATCGAAGTCTTGTTGCCATGGTTGTTATCGATGAAGCACAAAGTTTTTTAACGGAATCAGCATGCACCGCAATCAAAAAGTTTGGTAGCCGATATATAGATCACATACGGGCGGGGGAAGGATATAGGGCTGCGTGGGCTTTGTTCGGGCGAAAAGGATCTGCTATCGGAGAATCTCTCGAATCATGGCACCCTGCCGCCGATTCATTACGGGCAATTTTGGATACTACAATTACGAATATATCGTTTAACGGTTATGTGCTCAGTCCTTCTTTCGGTCCTGCAAGTCAATGGACAACGGTGAACATAACAAAGAACACTCCTTCAGGCAGTACGTTAGGAATGTATGTACTTGGGACAACGCTTACCGGCACGTTGGACACGCTTGTGAAAAACGATACCAGCAGCACGATAGACCTGACTTCTTTCAGTGCAAAGAAATATCGTTCGTTGCGTTTACTGGGAAAATTTATGGTAAATACATCTGGTGAAACTCCAATTTTAAAAGATTGGGAGGTGGTACTGAAATCTCCGCCGGAACTTGCCATTAATTATCAATGTGTTTCGATAACTGCCGATACATTATTGGAAGGGAAATCCTTAGGAATATCATCAAAAATATTCAATGCAGGCGAGCAACCCGTCGATAGCGTAAAAGTAGTCTTTACGTTGATGAATAGCGGCATTCGCCAAAAAGATACAGTATTAGTCCCAGTCGTTCCTGCTGATTCATTTGCAACCATTAATTATTCTCTCATGACTGCGGGACGTGCAGGTAGTAATACAGAAATTATTTCCATTGATCCCGACCAAACTATACCGGAGATTTATACCGTCAATAATTATTATTCATTTTCTTTTTATGTTCAGAGCGATACGACTAAACCAACCTTCGATATCACATTTGATGGGCGGCGCATTTATGATGGTGATTATATCCTGCCGCATCCTACAATCAGAATAGCGATTTATGATAACAGTCCGCTGCCGATACAAAATCCCTCTTTTGTGAATCTCACACTGGATGACCGAAGAATTACACTTGGAGAATATCCGGATAGTCTATTTGAAACCAAGTCAGGACCTGAAAAAGCAGTCGTAACATTTAAACCGGCATTAAGCGGTAAAAAAGATGCCTATAAGCTTATGCTGCAAGTTAAAGATTCGACCGGCAATGAGGTAGATTTAGGCAATCCAATATATTTTGTAGTTGACTCTGTTTGGGAGATAAGAAATGTGTTTAATTATCCCAATCCATTTGCCTCAGAAACATATTTTACGTTTTTACTGACCAATTATGCTGACGAAGTGGAGATCAAGATATATACCATCAGCGGAAGACTCATTCAAGATATACTCGTGCCTCCTCAATCAGAAAATGCGTACTATCAAGTGTACTGGAATGGCAGAGATCGCGATGGTGATGAAATAGCAAATGGAGTGTATTTCTATAAAATCATTGCGAAAAGTAATGGATTGACAAGGGAACTCATACAGAAATTAGCAAAGATTCGATAG
- a CDS encoding glycosyltransferase family 2 protein: MEFSIIVPTYQEEGCIEQCLRSIAQQKYERTEYEIIVSDAHSTDRTVEKARQYADRIIHDDRRGIAYGRNAGALSACGDILVFVDADATLSSDFLIQSHQVFQNSSVVGMTGIPKPSDGGFLQRFVYRGTYWLVRIFYFFGVSLFPGICVAYRREPFKKLGGFREDFGIVEDLDLSRRISRMGRCKINKKARAFVSTRRLEKHLLSTVTFHIYSDIRYLFTGKTSKHYPKIEEMNSWKDLWQNH; this comes from the coding sequence ATGGAATTCTCAATTATTGTTCCAACATACCAAGAAGAAGGATGTATTGAACAATGTCTTCGCTCCATCGCACAGCAGAAATATGAACGTACAGAGTATGAAATTATTGTCTCTGATGCTCATTCAACAGATCGTACTGTTGAGAAGGCGAGACAGTACGCAGATAGGATTATTCATGATGATCGGAGAGGAATTGCATACGGAAGGAATGCAGGCGCATTGAGTGCGTGCGGAGACATTCTCGTGTTTGTAGACGCAGATGCGACTCTGTCATCAGATTTCCTTATTCAATCTCATCAGGTATTTCAAAATTCATCAGTTGTTGGAATGACGGGGATTCCAAAACCAAGCGATGGTGGATTTTTGCAGCGGTTTGTGTATAGAGGCACGTACTGGCTGGTTCGCATTTTTTATTTTTTTGGCGTCTCGTTATTTCCAGGAATTTGTGTAGCGTATCGTCGGGAACCATTCAAGAAGCTTGGAGGTTTCCGTGAAGATTTTGGTATTGTTGAAGATCTTGATTTGAGCAGACGAATATCGCGCATGGGTCGATGTAAAATAAATAAAAAGGCACGCGCTTTTGTCTCCACGCGGAGGTTAGAAAAGCATTTACTCTCGACAGTGACGTTTCATATCTATTCTGATATACGATATCTTTTCACTGGAAAAACATCAAAACATTATCCAAAAATTGAGGAAATGAATTCATGGAAAGATTTATGGCAGAATCATTGA
- a CDS encoding zf-HC2 domain-containing protein — protein MLIVHTEHVKYDLMDYITNRLNTEERIRVEQHLQLCSSCRAEYKELLAVDTALTRMHTISPVSVYYSTILPRVRKRLVSQKRFIWDYGYGAAKIVLPLAVSVLLVVLFMKVPTDSASESVQTEALHQAMMDFNEEEVLQAVEKEYEGLSLSPNQEIAAAGVAEHLQGDRFLKSAVSKQIENEETAEMDVEGMISDLDGEQVDLVLSGLSERNIL, from the coding sequence ATGTTAATCGTGCACACAGAACACGTTAAATATGATTTGATGGATTATATTACAAACAGATTAAATACAGAAGAACGCATTCGGGTTGAACAGCATTTACAACTATGTTCTTCTTGCAGGGCTGAATACAAGGAATTGCTGGCGGTAGATACAGCTTTAACACGAATGCATACTATATCGCCAGTATCTGTATATTATTCTACCATTCTTCCGAGGGTTAGAAAGCGTCTTGTTTCTCAAAAACGATTTATCTGGGATTATGGCTATGGTGCGGCGAAGATTGTTCTTCCACTTGCGGTGTCAGTCTTGCTTGTCGTTCTTTTCATGAAAGTACCCACAGATTCTGCATCTGAGTCTGTACAGACAGAAGCTCTGCATCAAGCAATGATGGATTTCAATGAAGAAGAAGTACTGCAAGCTGTTGAAAAGGAATATGAAGGATTATCTTTATCGCCTAATCAGGAAATTGCCGCTGCTGGTGTTGCAGAGCATCTGCAGGGAGATCGATTCCTGAAATCGGCTGTATCAAAACAAATCGAGAACGAAGAAACTGCAGAGATGGATGTTGAAGGGATGATTTCTGATTTAGACGGAGAGCAAGTTGACCTGGTATTATCCGGCCTTTCTGAAAGGAATATACTATGA
- the prmA gene encoding 50S ribosomal protein L11 methyltransferase has product MKTHTWIQAVILIDERYQDLLIGLLALIGFTGFVQEEMFLTCIIPKEKWNDALKNKFETALAKFQIEFPSLDLSYSCSLVHEQNWNKKWEKQTGIVEATPHIIIKPSWKKLPKRHLNKVILHIDPKMSFGTGHHETTRLSLSLLERFLDPEMKVLDFGTGTGVLGIACIKMGAHSVFAIDNDEWSIENTKENVKRNGVHKRITVRLGSVSSIPRRKFDLIVANIDFRTISRFILSLASRTRKQGIIILSGILTIDMPVLLKLFAKNALVPVELVNENEWTAVALQRL; this is encoded by the coding sequence ATGAAAACACACACGTGGATTCAAGCTGTTATTCTGATTGATGAACGATATCAAGATTTACTTATTGGACTGCTGGCCCTTATTGGCTTTACGGGCTTTGTTCAGGAAGAAATGTTTCTGACATGCATTATTCCTAAAGAAAAATGGAACGATGCTCTTAAAAATAAGTTCGAGACGGCACTTGCAAAGTTTCAAATCGAATTTCCTTCTCTCGATCTTTCCTATTCCTGTTCACTCGTCCATGAACAAAACTGGAACAAAAAATGGGAAAAGCAAACCGGCATCGTGGAGGCAACACCTCATATTATTATAAAGCCGTCATGGAAGAAATTACCAAAGCGTCATCTCAACAAAGTGATTCTTCACATTGATCCAAAAATGTCTTTTGGAACGGGACATCATGAAACAACACGATTAAGTCTAAGTTTGCTTGAGCGCTTTCTCGATCCGGAAATGAAGGTTCTCGATTTCGGCACAGGTACCGGCGTTCTCGGCATTGCCTGCATCAAGATGGGAGCACATTCAGTGTTCGCAATTGACAACGATGAGTGGTCAATTGAAAACACAAAAGAAAATGTAAAGAGGAATGGTGTTCATAAACGCATAACCGTTCGGTTGGGAAGCGTCAGCAGTATTCCAAGACGCAAATTCGATCTTATTGTAGCAAATATAGATTTCCGTACCATCTCTCGATTCATCTTATCGCTTGCTTCGCGAACACGAAAGCAAGGAATTATCATTCTTTCCGGCATTCTGACTATCGATATGCCCGTGCTGCTTAAATTATTTGCGAAGAATGCGCTTGTTCCTGTAGAACTTGTTAATGAAAACGAATGGACGGCTGTCGCGCTGCAGCGTTTATAA
- a CDS encoding sigma-70 family RNA polymerase sigma factor, producing MIDSTDLELVTLFQNGNETSFNELVRRYQEKIYWIARRFVNDHDQADDIVQEVFVKVYSALKKFRGESSVYTWLYRITVNVALNALRKQRIRDFVRIDEYFEKADDENEQPDVLFEKEEEQKLIEEAITKLPEKQKAVFILRYHEELSYEEISLILKTSTGGLKANYFHAVKKIGEYVNRAHRTR from the coding sequence ATGATTGACTCCACTGACCTTGAACTTGTCACATTGTTCCAGAATGGCAATGAGACATCTTTTAACGAGTTGGTAAGACGATATCAAGAAAAGATATATTGGATTGCACGCAGGTTTGTAAACGATCATGATCAGGCAGATGATATCGTTCAAGAAGTATTTGTAAAAGTATATAGCGCATTAAAAAAATTCCGTGGAGAATCAAGTGTGTATACATGGTTGTACCGGATCACAGTTAATGTAGCACTCAACGCTCTTCGGAAACAACGCATCAGGGATTTTGTCCGCATCGATGAATACTTTGAAAAAGCCGACGATGAAAATGAACAACCTGATGTTCTCTTCGAAAAAGAGGAAGAGCAGAAACTTATAGAAGAAGCAATAACAAAACTTCCAGAGAAACAAAAAGCTGTCTTTATCCTCAGGTACCATGAGGAATTATCATACGAGGAAATATCACTCATTCTAAAAACATCGACAGGCGGACTCAAAGCAAATTATTTCCATGCCGTAAAGAAAATTGGAGAGTATGTTAATCGTGCACACAGAACACGTTAA